The Tachysurus vachellii isolate PV-2020 chromosome 25, HZAU_Pvac_v1, whole genome shotgun sequence genomic sequence gctatacaaataaacttgaattaaattgaattgaacttgttCCTTCGCACATTTTtctatttgcacttctggtacaTACTAAACGGCATTTCATTGCTATTTACCTGcactatgcaatgacaaagtTGCTTGGACTTGCCTATTTGATCAACTTGGAAGCATTCCTAGCTGTAAATTcctttttatttggtttataagtataaagtatcacaGCATGAACATTTGCAGGAAGATATTGCTAGTCATAGTTAGTGCTAGCTGTTGTGCTCGCTTATTTTCacttccaaaataaaaaaaatacaatttggaCAGAGCAGCCAAATGTTGGCCTATAACTGTAcctgtgaaaacaaaaaaaaaaaacagaaaatcccAAAAATTATCCCAATCATTGAACATTTCACAGATcatcttaaatgtattttttaagtgAATGAATACAGTACAACGTCAACTGTGAGTAGAGGAAGACTTCCAGGAAACCTCACTGAGCGGGTAAAGTGGGGATTAGACTGAGAATTATGAGATATTTGTGTAGGATCTTGACATATAACACATAACATGAGGACAAATGTGCAAGACAGTTTTTGGGTCTTTTAAGATTAGATAGAAATCTGTGCAAGCGTATCCATGTAATTCTTCGTAAAGCCTGCAGACGTCACTAGTTGACTTCTGCAAATCATGCTAATTTGCATATTGTGCTGTGGTGGTGGTTATACATGAAAAGAGATTACACAATGCTCCCTTTTACAAGCTAATAGGCAGTAAAATTAAGCTCTGAGACATTATAGCCCATGAGTCAACAAACTGCCAAAATGAATAACACTGATCATAATACACAAATATTGTCTACAGCTTTACTGTATATCCAGCAATAGTTTTTGATACATACAGCCATATAAGGATATGAAAAAAGATTGAAATCTTTAAGTGCTAATCTAATAAACATACAAAAGCAattcaggaagaaaaaaatttgTGTTCTCACATGCAGAAGAAACTAAGACAGCTGTGGTTTAACAAAATTTCAGTGAATTTGGAATCACTTCTTCTAGTTGCACTCTTTCAGGACTTCTTGCATCTTGGTCTGAATGTTAAAGACCTTTTGGCCCCATTCTTCCCTgaactcatcctcatcatcctcagtGACCACATAGTAGGCCATCAGTGCTATGAGGCCGATGTGGAAGATGTAGGCCAGATGAGAGCATTTTGCCTCCATaatcttcttgttcttcttgtaGTGCTCTAGATAAATTTTCAGTAGCAGCTTCCCAAAAGCACCCTCGTCTTCCATGATGGCATCATAATACCTGTTCAAATTCTGGTGGCCATCATTTTCCCTATAGATATTCTTGAAATCCTCTCTATAAAGCTCACTTTTTTCGGGGTCTCCCCTGATGTTTTCCACCATGTTCTTGAAGCCTTGATACTGGTGCTTGATGTTCTTTTCCAAATTACCATAGTTTTTGTTAATCTCATCAGTGTGGATCTGgtccagcagctgcttgttCTGCTCAGAGATGCACTCCAACTTCTCATGAATTTGCTGGAAGTCCTTGTCTAGCTTGATTGTGTCATCATCCACCACGCCTTTCTTCGCTGCACCAACCAGTTTGGTGACGATGCCAAACAGAGGGTTGAAGGTGGCGGCGAATGAAGACACACTCTCCAACAAATCCAGCACAGTCTGTTTGATTTGCCCCTTGTCTGCCATTGATGCAAAGTGGTCGCTAGTTTTTAGTTTAGCTAGCCTTTGGTCACGTGGGGTTctgaaaaaaggtgaaaaattaTTAAAGGTCGAAAAGTAGAAGCGCAATCACTGATTTCTGCCttgaatacacaaatacatccAGTCATACAATATCTACCTCATTTCTAGGGACTTTACTGTGGAAAACCTCCTGGTAACTAGAGGAAGTAGATTATAGCCAAACATTGGGTGTAGTTTGTTTCACAATGGCTTCGGAAATCAATATTGTTTCCTTTTGGAGTTTTTTGGTAATGTTTAATATATGTTGTAGAATAACAAAGTCATGTCAACAACTCATATGAAAAGAATGCACAAATAAGGTGAATGTAATGTCATTGTGTTCCTTATACAGGATGGACAATTGTTGAATTGtcaccagttcaccaaatcggactgattcgttctaaacagttcgcgtcttgagacagcgctgatccacaagttactaaagttactcactttcggtcatgcccgACAGCCCATctgactctaaataaactaatatcccggattATATGTAACTTCTGTACACTGAACTAAGacgtgctgagagaactgtgagctcgagctgttgatactgcgcatgcgtgaatcactgaaccgatacagcgaatcatcagtacagaactgagaactgtttctttcggatgcatccgagaaccgatgagctgttgatactgcgcatgcttgaatcactgaacagatacagcgaatcatcagtacactaaactgagaactgttttccgacatactgagaaccgatgagctgttgttactgcgcatgcgtaaatcactgaaccgatacagtaacaaatggaaatggttatgatttaatgtcttatcaacgcatgagtgtttaactcagttgcattagtttttgaaacaactgatggagcgaaagaaacatttcaaaattatgcttttttttgtaagtttttgtaagttgatgaagattagtttattaactttatatctttaagacacgtaaaacacccacgtttgcacatcaatgcctgtactgggtgttagttgcaaaacttaaatgtaagaaacgtattcaactaaagttataattacaaagaacttttcaaatgtgttaagttgattgtattaatatctgccggcagcagTGGGATTAAGGAAATTATGTCATTGTGAATTACGTCATTACaccaggacgtaaaagaactggtgaactggattattgaactggttcattaaaacgaactgtccgaaagaaccagTTCGTGGAAAAAGAACCAAACTTCCCATcacagttcataagtttaaaGACCACACTAACAACAAAATAGATTcaatgaactttactgaagtattaataataattattttcatcatcatttcttgactctctgtcaatgcctctttgcttgttactgtatttgtcttgtctaaccctaaccgcacacgcggcacacacacacacacgtccagctacaataatgtatcatattaattTGAAACAGCAACCCAGAATATTTGTCACAAGCATTGATTGAAACAATGATGAaaataatcacatgaaaaaaaacccGACTTAAATTCTGGACCTTTGGCAGTGAGGGGGGGGGTTCGTTCGAACCACCCGAACCCCCCTGCCTACGGGCTTTCACGTGTACCATAAACATTCATATTATAATACCCTACTATCACTGATTATGTTAGTAGGttgctgttaaatatttttaagcaaCCCCAGGAAATTACTGCAGCattaaaaaagtcaaaatgCTAGAACTTGTTCTCAGTTAAAAATCTCAGCATGACCAATATAGCTTTAATACGCTCGAATCATCAGTAAATATTACAGCTACATTAGTCTGTGGAAGCAAGTTGCATACAAAGCAAAGGTTTCATTTCACAaaaatgtacacactgtacatttgcATTCAAGTTTGAATCTTAGGTTGTTAATCTGTCTCTGTTAATACCAACCACTAGCCATTAGCTGAGCTTCTTGTAGCTACTCTGCTATTGAGTCAGGCATTCAAAAAATAGGCAAAATAAACCCTTCCAATACATTAATCTAAAAACCAagatatacacaatatacagactACATCATTGTACTTTGTCAGAGTAAGGGgttagcttaaaataaaaacaacccaaGCACACGACTCTCaaccataaacaaaaaaaacatttgtctaaaatgacaAAGCATACAATaaacaggacaaaagaaaaatgggCCCAAGCTAAATAGCTTACCTGCTATTTTTTGTACCTGTTTCCTTAATagtattgttgtttgtttcttgcAGCTATTATATCAACTGCAGCCTGGAGACAGCATCCTTAGCACTGTGCTATATATGCAGGCTAAGGGTGTGACTCGTGTTTGAGACGAGTCAAACAATGCtcattggtttttttttttaggggggTGCTCTGGTGGCTTCCGTCCCTGGCTTCTGAAAATAATGCCTTGAAGCAGTTTGTCTTAAATACAATGATGAAATCTTCTCAGCAGGTTTATCAGCCCGCCAGGCTACAATAGTCATAGTGAAAATAGAATAGCTGTTAACAGATAAGTGTTTAATACCATGTGTGCTTATGGTCAATGTTATGGCTCAACACCATCATACACTATGATGTATGTAACAAACTATCTGTGCTTTTGCATGACCTGTAATTTCTGAAATTTTAAACTAATATATTAACAGCAAATCCCACAAATGCGGTGAATAACACAGCAATTACTGATAATGCAAAGGTTTTGTTTACTAAGTCTACTTTTTCTTTAAGACTGAGCATTTTTGTCTGCCATATACAGGTTATTGATCCTGCTAGACTAATGTGTCATCTGCACTCTGAGTCTAAACCCTTGACTCCAGATGTCCTACATTTCCATCTTCCTTCCATCTACTGCTACACTCACACAAAAGATAGTTGCAGGTGAAGTGGAGCTCTAATGTAGGTTGCATTTTCAAATCACAAGTAGGAATAAACCTCGCAGAATCAAGTCAATTTTTATTGAAGCTTCATTAGAGGATTTGGCGTCATGGCATCCCCGTTGGTGTCCCCTCATTGAAAAGAGTAAGAAAAAGGCCACAGTGGATTCTAGCTGCTGAAAAATAATCAAGTACCGTATTTTTCACTGCAGACATGCTTCCTCCAATCACTGGCCTCCAATCGCGAGCGAAACTGCCCATACCGCGTCACTGCAGACATGCTTCTTCCAATCACGAGTGAAACTGCTAATAGCTTGTCTCCGCCAACAGGCTTCCTCCAATCATGAGCCTCCAATCATGTACCTGACATCAGCTGATGCTGAACAAACCAATTGGAACACACCCCGTTGGAGGTGGAGAGCATGCAGCCAGTGAGCAGATGCAACAGGGCCCAGTAATGTCAGAACGTCTGAACCCATAAAAgtgtcagaaaataaaaaaataaaataagcgatattttatgtttaaaatattgattttttaatttggGGTTGAAAAAGTGGGGATCGTCTTATACATGGGAGCATTTTATACACGGAAAAATTCGTTAAGCATTCACGCCAACTccaaacagaaaacaacaccTAGCCACATCATAGCTCTACATTGCGGAGGTagatacagttgtgctcaaaggtcaagtcaagtagcttttattgtcatttcaaccatatatagctgttgcagtacacagtgaaatgagacaacgtttctccaggaccatggtacTGTACtactttacataaaacaaagacagagctaaagacttagtaaatagtcctagccacataaagtgcatctgtgcaacctggagcaaacagtgcaagacaagacaaaaagacagtgcaggacaaaaagacagtgcaaacaaaaaattacaagacattaCAGAAAAGataacacacaaaagacaataaacaaaaacagcgcAATAGGGAAATTGCGGAAGGGAAGAGGGCAGATAATGCTTTTCTAATTTTTGTTACTCTACCATGTGGTGCACcatgagcagcagttcaaaAAAGATGCAGTTGTTTGGCTTCATGTGTCTTGGGGGAAACACATGATAGCATTCACACTCTTTGTCTGGTAGAGAGCCGGCTAATAGGTAGAACTGGCCAAGACCAAATTAGTGAGAAAATGGgccaaaatatatgaaaatatataaaaatgtcatcACTTATTTTTTCATCCACCATTAGATGAATGATCATCAAAAGCAACACATCAGGAACAGGAAGGTGATGGTGGTTAGATGTGCTCATCTGGCTTTTCTTTTCCAAATTGGCTTCATTGGAAATGATCCTTAAATTTCAGACCAAAATGCAGAAGTAACAGACAAAATCAAAGCTTTTTATAtcatgagaaaaaataaaactttctttctggctgttttctttgtctttttgttgAATTCAATTAATAAAGCCcgacattttctaaaatatctaATATCAGTGCATTTAATGATCAATAATCAATGATTTTGAACTCTTGGAACATATTTTTACTGTAATTAGTTTCAATACAAGTGCATCATGTGACACCATTTGATAGTCAACTCTAAATATTCAGGAACTCAAgagaaatatgcaaattaatgTGTTGAATCATTAGTCTAGTGACACCTGCAGGCTTTACAAAGTATTACATTAGCATTttagctttaaaatgttttttcatgAACCTAAACAAATCGCCTATAAAACTCAATTCGTAATTGCTCCTCCCCTCTTTAACCAGTCACTGAATGTAGTCCTCTAGGAGTGGAGGTTGTATCTATCGTATACTATTCAATCTTCAATAAAGACCACAAAGACTGAAAGATGGTGGAGCGCCTATGGAAAAAGCCTCATCTACCTCTACAGCCTCACTGCTCTGACAAATGTGATGGACTGAGAAGTTGGAGAATGTGAACTATTGGCACGAGAAGGTGCAAGTGATTACTTTAACATCACACCCAAACACAAATCATAATGTATTCCATTTTCAAATGTAATTACCTCAGGGATtggaattataaaatattttggtaAACAAAAGGTGTATGCTAATTATAATAAGACTGTATCAATATGCTATCATACAAGGATATGTGCATGTCAATATGTTTTAAAGCGATGAAGCAGGAAGGAAAGCAAAACTCAAAAGGGAAGGGCAGCAGACAGCTAAAGGGTCTGATGAGGCCAAGTGTGATCTGCTGAAATACTGAAGGTTCATCATGGACCATTTAAGATTTGCTGATTCTCAATAAAGTCTACTTTGGCATCAAAACCCTAACACTCTGAACTTCATTGACAGAAGTAGTTACACAATAACTGGCATTTTGTGgaaaatctgtatattattaatatccATTAATCTGCAAATCTATGTAACGTTTGGGaatgatatacagtaaaaaGAGAGACCCTGACCAACATCCTATAAATGTCAATTACTCTATAACTAAGATTTGTATATGTGAGAAAATATGGGTACAAAACAAAACCCTAATGTTGACTTCTTACCTGTGAAAATGGTGAAGAGCCGATTGCTTCATCTTCCTCTGCTGGTCCTGCTACTTCTTTAGTCTCCTACAATAGCAGAAAATTCATAATTGATAAACAGTATAATTAATTTAACTAACATTAGCTCACAAAAGATGCATAGAAACATCATTATTTAACCAATTAAAGCTGGGTTTGTGCAATATATGTATACTTGTAGAAATCCTTTATCTACACACtcaaaatataatgaaatttgttgaacatttttcacatatacCACTTTTTTGACCAGGCAatggagagagagtgtttttattttaggagCAGATCCCATGGATATACCACCTCCCTAAACAACCGgactaaacaaatgaaataaaagcagtaTTAGGCCTAAAAGTCAACTGGTTATTTGAAAGAACCACAAAGGTCCATGTCTGGTACCTTCATCTTTAGAAAAAGGGATGAGAATATACTAGTACATCCATTAATACATTCATATAATCATTCACTAAGATAAGATTTTTTGCAACGTTGATATTAACAGTCAGTGCTTAGCACCCAacatattctatatatatttttctaccagcacatacagtatgtatagtactgtatatacctTCTTGTTCAGTCCAGCTAATTTAGATAATTCATTTCATCCACTCCCTCAAATTATCTATCTTTTCTTAAAACATTTGTTGTGGTTGGGTCCCAAGCTGCTTAACTGCGATGTTTTTGTGATGGTCCCAAATTTAGAATGTATGTTATGTGCAAAAATGTGCAGGACACAGAACCTGTGCTCTATATCTGACATCCCTGATCTAAATGTATCTTACCTATTTGATTTCTTAAACACAAACTAAATCTCTATTGTGGAATCACTTACAGCTTGATACAGCATGTCTATGTCCAGGTCATCTTAACATGTAAAACTCTGGGACATTCTTAGAGTACAATAAGTGGAGACCAGAAAGGTGAACAGATATACGCTTTAGAATGTgctaaaaaaacattgtgtgtcCTTTATCGGTATGTAGATATTTATTCATCTAcattataaatcaaataatgTTTTCCAAACAACAAAACCTGTGTAATCGGCGAGCTGAGTGCAGAAGAAAAGAGCTTTCCAAGTAAGGGACAAAGAGGAAATGATACTGATAGAGAGAGACCTGAAAGTAAATAGAGCAAGAACTCCTATAAAAACATATTGTAGACCAAACTACATTCGAATATGTGAGAAGTGTGAAGTGATTTGATTTGTGAAGTAATTTGATCACTGATATCAATAACAGCAGGCTGAGAGAAGATTGATCTACTAAATTGAATCAGAATTTCAACCAGTGGTGCGGAAACCCGGGAGGAGGTACGAGACACAGCTATAGAAACCTTCCTGCTCTGTTTGACCTGCACATAGAACAGCAACTACACCTCCACGACTTCTCTAAGGAGCAGGACAGATGGGTCCAGATGCTACTACCTACAACCTAAAGTCGGCCTGCACGTGATGCTCAATAACATGTCCTACACTGATACGAAAAATCTATGCACATCAGTAGTGACGAGATGTTTTACGAGTCAATTTCCTTAGAAAACTCCACCGGAGAAATCATGTTACCCTTCTGTCACACAAAGGTGCGTTAGTTCAGTGCTGTTTACTGCTTAACTTAACTATGAAATattcactgtttgttttttctttggtgAACCTTTTTAGGTGCAGACATTAAAACGACACCTTGAGACACTCAAGAGATCTgaacaaattcatttaaatctcCGAGGCAACGTGGTTGGATTTGATTGGATTTCATACAAGtaaatataaagtttatttaattaaagataaatattaaCTGCTGTAACTATAATCTTGATCTTCAGAACTTATTTTATACTTGAGTCTTGCAAATTGTtgcacatttataaatatgatttcGATGAAACTAGAGATGTAACTTCATGTGAATACCTGTACCTGGTTCTGATTAATATCTTTATCAAGACTTTAACAAGAAGTTGGTGTTGCTTCACCTGCaaggtttttttattctattaaatgTGACTGAATACACtggaaaaaattttttattgcaAACCTTAAAGCATCTTAGTGATGAATTCCTGTCATTGCTTACAGGAAAATCTGGTCTCACTGACAAAGGAAACTGTTATTAATCCTGCTCTCACCTGCCCACAGAATATGAACAACCTGCAGGAGTTATTCAAGCCTAATATCTAAGCACTCGCCCACATTTCCTGTGTTTTGAAAGTCTTACACAATCTATATCTCTAATTTCAACCAGATAAACTTTCAAATAAACAAGTAGTTGGTGAACTATGAGTATCTGTATTTTTATACCTttgcaaaacatttgtttaaacaaaatgatgtaGGCATACAgtatagggcctttttacacctggtcacttcatgtgttttctcagccatctgatttgttaaaactgttccatttacattaggccacataaatgtgtcacggcgaatcggatatcaatctgatctttctactcccgcccaatatgcaaatatactttacctcatttccgggctttggtgtatgcggttgctacaaaaaacagcatttactgtttgctgcattttcgctggcggcagcagtgcattttaagaccaaacgagacacctgggtgaaagatcggagccagcgctggtgggaaaacatatttgtttctggcgcgatgcttttttttttttttttttttttttttttaatttcttttattgcaAATTCAAAGATTCTAATCAAACACAGCTATGTATACATTACACAAAATGTATCATCAACACATCCAACCTTAACTGACCAGATGTCAGaatagatagaaaaaaaggcagaaacagaacaagtaaagaaaagagggttctaaaaaaaagaaaaaaaaaaaaaaattaaataaataaataaataataaaaaaagataaataaacacatcaaaacaaGTATTAATCACGTTACAAGAAAGATCTCCATATCTcttcaaaaaagaaatacattttttgttattaattactctcagtgatttaattaaatgttctaCTACACATACGAACTCTATAAAAGTAGGTATTTTCTTAAGAAATCTTTGTTTGTGAAAATAGAACTTTGCCACGAGGATAAGAAAGTTAACAGTTGACTCTAaagatttgttttggttttcaaaaaagcAAACGATATCCTTAATGTGAAAAACACCATTCACGTTAACTTTAGAAAAACAATAGAGACTCAAATCTTTCCAGAAGAGTGAGGAAACATTACATGAGAAAAATAAGTGACAAAtatcttcactttcttttttacagaaggtaCATATATCAGCTACATCACAAAATTTAGACAAAAATGCATTACAAGGGTATATATTATGCAAAATtttgaagtgcacttctttCACTTCATTCGGTATGCAGTATTTATATGGTAATAACCATGTTTTCCTCCATTTAATGTTATCTATTTTAGAACTCCAAAAAAATTTCCCTTTTGGAGAAATTGAGTTTCGAGATTGAAAAAGTTGacgaatacatttattattacaatctTTACTTAAAAGCGAGACACCTCCCAAAAATAACTGTGAAAGTTGTTTTGTGCATGACTCATGGGTAAgggaagctttcattagacatatTAATCCATCAGGAATTGCCTTTATAACAGAGTTAAATTCTTTAAATGGAACGGGACAATGATGGATATTCATAAAGCTTTCATAAGATAATAAATCACCATCAGAGTTGAATAGATCAGCAACAAAAATTATGTTTCTATTAAACCATTTATCAAAAAAGATTGatctttttctaattttaatatCCAAATTATTCCATAAGATGGTCTTGTGGGGTGAAAAGTTGTGGTTGTAAGCCAGTTTCCAGGCTAACAAGGCTTGTTGATGAAATCTAGCCAGTTTAATAGGTAATTTACCAGTGGAGTAATTGCATTTCATCAAAAAAGAAAGGCCACCTACCctcttaaatatattattaggaATAAAATACCACAAAGAATCTGACCCAAGCAAACATCTTTTTAAccaattaattttaaatgtattgttaGTATCATCAAAATGCAGGACTTCGAGACCCCCATCACTCCTTTTGTTTGCTAAAACATATTTCTTCAACTTGTGTGACTTATTGCTCCAAATGAAATCAAGAAAAATCTTATCTATATTTTTGGTGGTGTGATTATCTACAGCTAAAGACAGGGAAGGGTACACAAACCTGGATAATCCTTCTGTTTTGGATAAGAAAACTCTGCCTAAAATTGATAAATCTCTTTGGAgccaattattaaaaatatattttgttttcaatAACCGTTGAGAAAAATTCAGAGATTGTCtactaattaaattttttgttatATGAATTCCCAaatatttcacttcatttttaaTTGGTATATTTTCAATTTCAGTTTCCACAGTGtcaaataagcaaataatttCACACTTAGATAAATTAAGTTTGAGCCCAGAAGCATTAGAGAAGGCATTGATGGTAGTTAAAACTGGAGAAACTTGCTCTTTATCCTTCAAAAATAGAGTAGTATCATCTGCTAACTGTGAGATTCGAATCTCTCTGTTAAAGATATCAAGGCCAGCAAAGTTATTATTGTGCAAAATATCTATGGATAATGtttcaacaacaaataaaaataaaaaggggctCAAAGGACAACCTTGACGTATTCCGCGAAGGACAGGAAACCTTGGTGATGTACGTGAATTTAAAATTATACAACTATCTATTTCTTTGTACAGCATTTGAACAATATTTATGAGTTTAGAAGGAAATCCAAATGCCCCTAAAGAGTCTATAA encodes the following:
- the LOC132840204 gene encoding protein rapunzel-like isoform X2; amino-acid sequence: MADKGQIKQTVLDLLESVSSFAATFNPLFGIVTKLVGAAKKGVVDDDTIKLDKDFQQIHEKLECISEQNKQLLDQIHTDEINKNYGNLEKNIKHQYQGFKNMVENIRGDPEKSELYREDFKNIYRENDGHQNLNRYYDAIMEDEGAFGKLLLKIYLEHYKKNKKIMEAKCSHLAYIFHIGLIALMAYYVVTEDDEDEFREEWGQKVFNIQTKMQEVLKECN
- the LOC132840204 gene encoding protein rapunzel-like isoform X1 produces the protein MKQSALHHFHRTPRDQRLAKLKTSDHFASMADKGQIKQTVLDLLESVSSFAATFNPLFGIVTKLVGAAKKGVVDDDTIKLDKDFQQIHEKLECISEQNKQLLDQIHTDEINKNYGNLEKNIKHQYQGFKNMVENIRGDPEKSELYREDFKNIYRENDGHQNLNRYYDAIMEDEGAFGKLLLKIYLEHYKKNKKIMEAKCSHLAYIFHIGLIALMAYYVVTEDDEDEFREEWGQKVFNIQTKMQEVLKECN